The genomic segment TATAGATACTTATGGTGATGTGTAAACACTGAGGAATCTAGGTGACCTAGATTTATATAAACATTTTACCTCAGCTTGCTTTCTCTTCTCTATATCACCATCTGTAACATAGTTCAAGCATCTGATTAAAACTGGggaggggcatttttgcaaggccagcccaaTAAGTATAATCAAGTgtactgggggaggggaatagttgtatgtttatgtttataaAACTATGTCTAGGAGAAAGTGGACAGAGGGAAGATTTTCTCCCCCATAATACTACAATTCTGAGGGTCCTAAGGAAATTGTAGGGAAACAGGAGGggcaaaaagaaatacttctaCACACAATGAGTAATAAaactggaattcactgccagttgAGGTAGTAGTGGCTACGAGCACAGATTGTGCCTACCGGACTAGACACATTAATGATGGGGAGGActatcaatgactactagccatgatggCTGAAAAGACCCTCAATGTACAGAGACAACAAACagttgcactttccctccttatattgtacttttatatgctattaaaggcttgtttttgtttttaaaaagttgaatatCAGTGCTGGGAGATAGTAGCAGGGTGGGCCTTTGCATTTGTCCTGGttttgtccctccagggcaatgaGTTGGACACTGTATGAAAAAAATGTGCTGGACAAGAAttctcactggtctgatccagcaggaactAATTATGCTCAATCCTAAAATTGCTTGTTCAGAATCAGATACCAATAAGTTCAGTGCGATTTACTCCCAGTGAAGTATGCTTAGGAATTGAGCTACAACTGAGAATTGGATCATTCTTAAAATAACAATATTGCATGCTTGATTAGATGCAAACACATAATTACATCATAGGTGTTTTGCCACATGGAGAGGGGTTTGTGAACTTTCTATGCTGCGGTTTTTTGGCATTTTCCCTGCCATAAAACCATATCATGCCACCAGTTATTTGAAAAATGGCTTGTTTCAAAAACACTTTTTAAGGTTTCAGATGCAAACTAAAAAAGTGTATTTTAGCATCATAATTGTCTGATCAGTGGAAGTTTGGATGATCACATAATCCCTTGAAAGAATACATTTCCTAGAAGTCTAGCTGTGTACTAGAATGCTTTAAATTGTTTAATTGGGAATGCTGACTGTATTCCTTGCAGAAGGATTGTATCACTACAACCTATATAAGGTGGACCACAGTTGTTTGTCATTTTGCCAGAGCAGCGTCAGGTATTATTTACAACATATGTCCCATAAACAAAGGTCAGGGGAACCCTTGAACATTTTATAAGCTTTTCCTTAGGGTCAGAGTACAAGTATCCATTCTTCTCTTGAACTGTTTAATATCTGCTGTTTCTCCTGTCTTCCAGTGTGTCTTTGAGTGAACTGTGTGACAATGAGGATGATAATGTTGTGCAAGCATTCAAGCAGCTAAGTGAAGAATACTGGGAGAAACTGGATAAAGCATAAAAGACAAGGCAGCAAAAGCACCGATCTGCTGAATATGTCCATAACGAAAGCTTAAGGAACGAAATTACTACCAGTGATTCAACTAGAACTGTACATGTACAAATACATTTTAGCATAAGCCATAGTAGTTGATTACTACTGCCTAAGgaagcctttctgaacttttttgctattgagaaacttttaaaacattcttcaggcttccacaATTGCCtgtaatatggttgggaagcagttgtgtacatgcctaccttggtctcctcccctttccaccccttccttgccaatcattggccattttgggataggcaggtggtcatatatggtcatatcacctgataaatgtttaacaaatctttaagaaaatatttaaaataataattagcttccacctattcaggaaacccttccagggcaatcaagaaaccttggttgagaaagcctggcctaaaggGAAAAAACTTGACCCAGGTTTAGTGGCTGCCCTCTTTCCTAAGTGGGTAAAGATCAAATTCACAAATGGGTTTTCCAACCTGCCCCAGCTGTATCCACAAgaatccttccaactctagtgcCCTTCTATTTGCATTGCAGAATATTTTAGGAACAAAATGGGCAAATTCAGCCAGTGTTTCtgctggcaaaaaaagagaaaaaaattatgaTAGGAATCATGGGGCCTGCAGGATCATGTGGGATGGAGGCTTTGGATCAGACTCTCAAAACGCTTTTTTAAGATACTTGATTGAATCCTGAGTAACTTTCATATGTATTTTTAATCGGTCTGTGGTACCTTTGATATACGAagtattataaaataaatatatccttTGCTGAAGTGTTTCTCAACTCCTTAATATCTAGGCAAAATGAGcaagatcaaactggatttttaaagcatttatactCCCTTTTCTTGTCCACCCTCCTCCAAATATCACAGCTACATGAGAATagccattctcatttcccctacTCATAATAATTTCAAGGAAACAGGCACCTGTTGGGAAGTGGTTGTAGAAAAGCCAACCTAGTGGAGTTGAACAAGCTTCTCCCTATGCAGGCAGGGCACATGGGAGTTAGAAAATCAAGAGTAAAGGAATGCCACCAATCTTCCTAGGTAACAAACTGACTTATCAAGGAAGCACATATATCTACTAGGTTCGCACACAAAAAGAACTCACACAATTCACAATAACATTTTACAATTTATTATGGGAAATAAAGAATGTTGCCATAGACTCTTTAGATTTAGAAAATACAGTGGTATAAGGCATGCTGGTTTTAATTCAAAAGCTGTTTCATCACTACATCTAGGTTCACTGAACTGGGTTTCGTGTATAGGATGCACTATGCCTCCTCTAGTTAGGGCTGTAATTAAGAAGCTTTGAGCAGCAATCCTTAATATTTACCCAAACTCAACGAGAATTTAGCAGGCTAGTAAGCTGCTAAGAAAATTTTGGCATTTAAGATGCACGAAAGATTTTCTATTGATAGAAAGTATGCAAACCACGTTATAATCACAGAAATTAGTCCTATATTTCAAGAGGTGGTACAACTGCAATTTGGTGCTATTCAAGCATTCTTGACTTTcttagaaaaaacaaaacaactgagAATAAACAGCTTGAACTGGAATCTGGCACTTTATCAGATACTATCAAAACAGTTTAGTGGAGGAGACAAATTTAATCATGGTACTTCCCAGGGAAACTAATAATTTCATTATTATAAAACTCATTCATTGCGATGAGCTGAAGTGTTTTTTTCTTCAACAGAAAATATTCTGATGAAATGAATCATTTGTGTTAGATGTCCTCCAGCAGACTCTGCATTGCTCATGTTTTCCCCATTTCTTAATTAGAACCTACATAATCTCCCTTGCATCTTTTAACTGTTAGGTGGGTTTTCTGACTGATTGTTTATTTCAGTAAGGTCACCTGAAATACAAGTTTTGTTTGCAGCACTATCATGGGCCACATTTTCTGGAGGAGGAATACTTTCAGTTTCAGACTTCAGCTTTTccatgaagaaaaaggaagaactgTGCATTAGATTTTTAAGATCTTTACAGGGTGAAGTGTTTTTCACAGCTGAATGTGTGCAGTCATTCGATTCCATTTTTGATTTGTCACTTGGACTTCTAGTTTTATTGGCAAATGTAATGCAGGCAGTCTGAGCCCCCGGATTATTTTTGAGACTACCTGGGAAAGAAAACATAGGTGTTGTGTTAGTTTCCCAGAAGTAATTTGCAGAGACCTTACCAGGTGCAGACTGCTTTTCTGAAACACCAGCTTCCCCACGAACACAGCAAGAACTTTTGTAAGGCAAGCTATCAGTTAAATCGCAGTTACCCGTTAACTTCTTACCAGAATTCCCAAGATTATTTTCCTTGTGCTGACAGTATATCTGAGCCTCTTCACTTCTGTTCTGAACTGAGGAAGAAAGTGAAAATGAGCTCTGCTGATTGTTTGGCTGACTGAGCCCACTTTCAGTAGTAGGAAAAGCTGAGAAAAAAGGTTTTCTATTATCTGCTGAGTCAGACACAGGACTTGTGGTGGTACTAAAGGAAACTACAGTTGAAGCTGGACAGTTATATCCATTTAGGTTGTCTATGTTGCTATTCTGGTTTTCAGGTTTTTCTAGCAAGTCAGTGGAAGAAATTGATTTTCTGTTTTTGAGGAAGGCAGTTGATGCCTTTCCACTTGAACCAGAAAAAACAGTTGAAGCTGTATGCTCTGTAACAGCATGTGAAGACTGCGGATTCAAAACTGCTACACATGGTTCTGCTACCTGAAGTAAATCTGGAGACACAGTCAGTGAGGTTTGCATTCCAGAGGAAAGTGTTGCTGCATTATCTTCAGGAATTTGTGTTGTTGTAAGCAAAGACTCAGTATTTTCTGATACAGAAGTTCTTGGGCTGTCTTTATGAGATCCTTtcatattaaataaattaaaactacTATTTGAGCCAGAGAAATTCAAGTTCACAGCTGGAGTACTGAACAGATAACCAGGTGACTTTGAAAAACTAGTTTCATTGACATCTTGTCTTTGCAGCACTTGGGGTTTTAGTTTACGATTACTTGCTTTAGCAGTAAAGGAAAAATGAGGAGCTTCTGGAGGTTGGTTCTTTGAAAAAGGAGAGTCTGAATCCACTGAATCCACTTGTGCCATGTAATAATTATAACGTACTTCCTGGAATGAGAGGACACCAAGTTTAGTACTTGAAAGCCATTGATTTGCTGAAAATACTACTTTGAATACCTATACTACATATTTATCTAGACTATACCATGAAAACATCAATGCGTGATCCACCCTAGCATAAACTTCCCACATGTATCAGGCAAGATAATGACAATGGGGATTACTGGATTCTGTACCTGCCTTTTCACATACTAGAATGGTGTTCTTGCTAAGATGATTAAGTGGCATGACAAACAAGGAGATGTACAAACAACTCCTGAAATAATTATTTGCCATACATTTTATATTGACCTGTGGTTTACAAAACAGTGTCGCTACAAAGATATGCATGAAAGTACAAAGATAATATTGAATGGGTAGATTTGGAAAGGTCTCAGTTGCAAGGTGATCAAAAGTTTCAGGCTACAGTAGCACAACATGTATAACATTACCTCATGGCTCGTTTCTCCAAATTCAGGCCCTTCCGCTATAGACATAATTTGAGTACTGATTACTCTCCCATCAGGCAGTACATCGATTCCGGccacaggcttaaaaaaaaattgatccat from the Paroedura picta isolate Pp20150507F chromosome 10, Ppicta_v3.0, whole genome shotgun sequence genome contains:
- the LOC143818968 gene encoding uncharacterized protein LOC143818968 isoform X4, yielding MEATLTCAVCLSLFEEPVTLPRCSHNFCRTCVVACLGQGRRGVVAPSAPPPSHERPPRAPEAEQGAAPSSSGGGGGGVSVPCPLCRKVCALPGQRGVAALPVNTTLAEVVKLFKASRRRETRASASAPVSAPGLGERHALCEKHPGEPLQFFCRVCCRPACGPCASEEHQGVFHSVDLVGAVYQEQKLNFFSYLKEIRQIHEQLVKEVAAFQSSMETQKQKEEEMIKRQFEYIFKTMEMKKQQLLDSLESQKEKREKEYEIWKKMKDAYKKTIEKYLNDCEKIVNECDPQRFLEVACNLNNRMKNQIYMIQISSQYENLPGYKQMHMDTTSVVHSIFALQLTPVNLSAFKADIPSRDRECVVFGNTDKKSEVQKKIQNVFKPVAGIDVLPDGRVISTQIMSIAEGPEFGETSHEEVRYNYYMAQVDSVDSDSPFSKNQPPEAPHFSFTAKASNRKLKPQVLQRQDVNETSFSKSPGYLFSTPAVNLNFSGSNSSFNLFNMKGSHKDSPRTSVSENTESLLTTTQIPEDNAATLSSGMQTSLTVSPDLLQVAEPCVAVLNPQSSHAVTEHTASTVFSGSSGKASTAFLKNRKSISSTDLLEKPENQNSNIDNLNGYNCPASTVVSFSTTTSPVSDSADNRKPFFSAFPTTESGLSQPNNQQSSFSLSSSVQNRSEEAQIYCQHKENNLGNSGSLKNNPGAQTACITFANKTRSPSDKSKMESNDCTHSAVKNTSPCKDLKNLMHSSSFFFMEKLKSETESIPPPENVAHDSAANKTCISGDLTEINNQSENPPNS
- the LOC143818968 gene encoding uncharacterized protein LOC143818968 isoform X2, with protein sequence MEATLTCAVCLSLFEEPVTLPRCSHNFCRTCVVACLGQGRRGVVAPSAPPPSHERPPRAPEAEQGAAPSSSGGGGGGVSVPCPLCRKVCALPGQRGVAALPVNTTLAEVVKLFKASRRRETRASASAPVSAPGLGERHALCEKHPGEPLQFFCRVCCRPACGPCASEEHQGVFHSVDLVGAVYQEQKLNFFSYLKEIRQIHEQLVKEVAAFQSSMETQKQKEEEMIKRQFEYIFKTMEMKKQQLLDSLESQKEKREKEYEIWKKMKDAYKKTIEKYLNDCEKIVNECDPQRFLEVACNLNNRMKNQIYMIQISSQYENLPGYKQMHMDTTSVVHSIFALQLTPVNLSAFKDIPSRDRECVVFGNTDKKSEVQKKIQNVFKPVAGIDVLPDGRVISTQIMSIAEGPEFGETSHEEVRYNYYMAQVDSVDSDSPFSKNQPPEAPHFSFTAKASNRKLKPQVLQRQDVNETSFSKSPGYLFSTPAVNLNFSGSNSSFNLFNMKGSHKDSPRTSVSENTESLLTTTQIPEDNAATLSSGMQTSLTVSPDLLQVAEPCVAVLNPQSSHAVTEHTASTVFSGSSGKASTAFLKNRKSISSTDLLEKPENQNSNIDNLNGYNCPASTVVSFSTTTSPVSDSADNRKPFFSAFPTTESGLSQPNNQQSSFSLSSSVQNRSEEAQIYCQHKENNLGNSGKKLTGNCDLTDSLPYKSSCCVRGEAGVSEKQSAPGKVSANYFWETNTTPMFSFPGSLKNNPGAQTACITFANKTRSPSDKSKMESNDCTHSAVKNTSPCKDLKNLMHSSSFFFMEKLKSETESIPPPENVAHDSAANKTCISGDLTEINNQSENPPNS
- the LOC143818968 gene encoding uncharacterized protein LOC143818968 isoform X1, with the protein product MEATLTCAVCLSLFEEPVTLPRCSHNFCRTCVVACLGQGRRGVVAPSAPPPSHERPPRAPEAEQGAAPSSSGGGGGGVSVPCPLCRKVCALPGQRGVAALPVNTTLAEVVKLFKASRRRETRASASAPVSAPGLGERHALCEKHPGEPLQFFCRVCCRPACGPCASEEHQGVFHSVDLVGAVYQEQKLNFFSYLKEIRQIHEQLVKEVAAFQSSMETQKQKEEEMIKRQFEYIFKTMEMKKQQLLDSLESQKEKREKEYEIWKKMKDAYKKTIEKYLNDCEKIVNECDPQRFLEVACNLNNRMKNQIYMIQISSQYENLPGYKQMHMDTTSVVHSIFALQLTPVNLSAFKADIPSRDRECVVFGNTDKKSEVQKKIQNVFKPVAGIDVLPDGRVISTQIMSIAEGPEFGETSHEEVRYNYYMAQVDSVDSDSPFSKNQPPEAPHFSFTAKASNRKLKPQVLQRQDVNETSFSKSPGYLFSTPAVNLNFSGSNSSFNLFNMKGSHKDSPRTSVSENTESLLTTTQIPEDNAATLSSGMQTSLTVSPDLLQVAEPCVAVLNPQSSHAVTEHTASTVFSGSSGKASTAFLKNRKSISSTDLLEKPENQNSNIDNLNGYNCPASTVVSFSTTTSPVSDSADNRKPFFSAFPTTESGLSQPNNQQSSFSLSSSVQNRSEEAQIYCQHKENNLGNSGKKLTGNCDLTDSLPYKSSCCVRGEAGVSEKQSAPGKVSANYFWETNTTPMFSFPGSLKNNPGAQTACITFANKTRSPSDKSKMESNDCTHSAVKNTSPCKDLKNLMHSSSFFFMEKLKSETESIPPPENVAHDSAANKTCISGDLTEINNQSENPPNS
- the LOC143818968 gene encoding uncharacterized protein LOC143818968 isoform X3; protein product: MEATLTCAVCLSLFEEPVTLPRCSHNFCRTCVVACLGQGRRGVVAPSAPPPSHERPPRAPEAEQGAAPSSSGGGGGGVSVPCPLCRKVCALPGQRGVAALPVNTTLAEVVKLFKASRRRETRASASAPVSAPGLGERHALCEKHPGEPLQFFCRVCCRPACGPCASEEHQGVFHSVDLVGAVYQEQKTQKQKEEEMIKRQFEYIFKTMEMKKQQLLDSLESQKEKREKEYEIWKKMKDAYKKTIEKYLNDCEKIVNECDPQRFLEVACNLNNRMKNQIYMIQISSQYENLPGYKQMHMDTTSVVHSIFALQLTPVNLSAFKADIPSRDRECVVFGNTDKKSEVQKKIQNVFKPVAGIDVLPDGRVISTQIMSIAEGPEFGETSHEEVRYNYYMAQVDSVDSDSPFSKNQPPEAPHFSFTAKASNRKLKPQVLQRQDVNETSFSKSPGYLFSTPAVNLNFSGSNSSFNLFNMKGSHKDSPRTSVSENTESLLTTTQIPEDNAATLSSGMQTSLTVSPDLLQVAEPCVAVLNPQSSHAVTEHTASTVFSGSSGKASTAFLKNRKSISSTDLLEKPENQNSNIDNLNGYNCPASTVVSFSTTTSPVSDSADNRKPFFSAFPTTESGLSQPNNQQSSFSLSSSVQNRSEEAQIYCQHKENNLGNSGKKLTGNCDLTDSLPYKSSCCVRGEAGVSEKQSAPGKVSANYFWETNTTPMFSFPGSLKNNPGAQTACITFANKTRSPSDKSKMESNDCTHSAVKNTSPCKDLKNLMHSSSFFFMEKLKSETESIPPPENVAHDSAANKTCISGDLTEINNQSENPPNS